The following coding sequences lie in one Nitrososphaerota archaeon genomic window:
- a CDS encoding DUF126 domain-containing protein: protein MFHTKKKRISVSCRIITGDNVKGEAIVSKKRLSFYGSIDLEKGIVIEKDSDIYGKSITGKILIFKGGKGSTVGAYAIMKLKSNNVAPKALICLKADEIITVGCVLSDITLVDSINKEVLNFIKDGDIVEIDCEKELIHIEKKD, encoded by the coding sequence AGAATAATTACTGGTGATAATGTTAAGGGAGAAGCTATAGTGTCTAAGAAAAGATTATCTTTTTATGGTTCAATAGATTTAGAGAAGGGGATTGTAATAGAAAAAGATAGTGATATTTATGGAAAATCCATAACTGGAAAAATACTTATTTTTAAAGGGGGAAAAGGGAGTACTGTGGGAGCATATGCCATAATGAAGCTAAAATCAAATAATGTTGCACCCAAAGCTTTAATATGTTTAAAAGCTGATGAAATAATTACAGTAGGATGCGTGCTATCCGATATTACTTTAGTAGATAGCATAAATAAAGAAGTATTAAATTTTATAAAAGATGGTGATATAGTAGAAATAGATTGTGAAAAAGAATTAATACATATTGAGAAAAAAGATTAA